In Scomber japonicus isolate fScoJap1 chromosome 20, fScoJap1.pri, whole genome shotgun sequence, the genomic window TTTGATTTTGTGCTCTtttccctcactcactccttaGTACCACCGACTGAATGCACTGATGGAAATGTTTGGTGACCTCAACTTCACCGTCCTCGGATTCTCCTGTAACCAATTTGGTCTTCAGGCACCTGGTAGGTACACTTTTTGTAATTTGACAGAGATGGCAAATAATTATTAAATGGACAATGATGAAAGTAGTAATCAGATTTTTTATAATAGTACAATCACACTGTACAAATCCTCTATTATACATAAAGGTTCtctgtttgaaatgtttcttaAGTGCCGAATTATATGAAACtaaattaaaggaccagtgtgtaagagtTAGTGACATCTAGCTGtaaggttgcagattgcaacccaATTAAtacccctcctccaccctcccctTCAATGAGTGTAGGAGAACCTATAGTGGCCgcaaaactcacaaaaaaacacaaaaggttCTTTCTAGAACCAGTGTGTCcatagaaacatggcagtgcatcATTCCAAGGTAATGAAAATACAACCATTCTTCTTTTTAGGTGATTACACACTAattaaacatacttatgaatataatattccaTTTCTTCCAAGTCCacaagatgccactaaattctacacactgcacctatAAAGTATAGTAAAAGTATTCATATACAAAATTCTCATTGTCAGTGTTTTATGAAtacattattgtatttttactaTTGATGCATTAACATGTGAGCAGTATTCTAATTGTGTAGTTAGTCCAAGTGAAGCTAAtctcattatatccacattcaTATGAAAggtaaatgtagtggagtaacaAGTAAAATATGTCCCACTGACACGTAATGGAGTAGAAATGTGAAGTactataaaacagaaatactaAAGTAGACTACAAATATGTCAAAAAGCACAATACGTTTGTGAATGTGCTTAGTGTAAATCCACTACtgctattttaaaaaactaagaCAAAGTTCTGaatacacacattatgattTTCATGATGCATAAGTTGGAAATACATCATGAGCAACTCTTTTTACTTCTATTTTCACAGAGCTGAATCATGAAACCTTAAATATTCTGAAGTATGTCAGACCTGGTTCAGGGTTCGTGCCAAAGTTTCCTGTCTTTAGTAAGGTTGAGGTGAATGGATTAAATGAAGAGCGGCTTTTCACCTATCTAAAGGTAACCTGCTTTGTATATAGGATtgaaatatacataaatgattaatgaatgaatcactCATACTGATACTGTCATTACTCATCACAGGAATCTTTGCCATTTGTGAACCCTGTTATTGGAGATTTAAAGAAATTCTACTGGTCCCCAATTAAGGTTAATGATATTCGGTGGAATTTTGAGAAGTTCCTAATTGCTGCAAATGGCATGCCCTTCAAAAGGTAAAATCATACACAATAGACTTCATACTATAAACCTCAAAAGACCTACATTAGGTCTAACATAGATGTAGCTATTACAGTAGGTCTAATGTTTCATTTGTGCTGCAGGTATGACCTTCACTGTCCCATTGAGAAAGTGGAGAAGGACATTGCAGACCTTCTCTGATGGACTTTCTTTAATTTATCACCGGTGGCAGAGTGATGATCGCCCAGTAAATGCACATGTGCCCCTGAGCTGGATCTGATGGGAAGTGGAACAGGACTCAGAGCTTCAGTGCATTCACTCTGAGAACAAGTTCCCTTCAGCCACTGGAGGTGTTTTCATGTCACATC contains:
- the gpx9 gene encoding glutathione peroxidase 9, with amino-acid sequence MANNSIFDFSAENLDGQLVPLSTFRGKVLLIVNVATFUGSTIEEYHRLNALMEMFGDLNFTVLGFSCNQFGLQAPELNHETLNILKYVRPGSGFVPKFPVFSKVEVNGLNEERLFTYLKESLPFVNPVIGDLKKFYWSPIKVNDIRWNFEKFLIAANGMPFKRYDLHCPIEKVEKDIADLL